The DNA sequence GAGTGATTGGAACCCCTATGACGGTACAATCAGACATATATCGTCAGAAAATCCATGATTTGGATCCAGACTTACAGGTGGAAAGTTTGGCCTGTCCCAAGTTTGCCCCCTTGGTGGAGTCTGGTGCCCTGTCAACCAGTGTTACCAAGAAAGTGGTTTATGAAACCCTGCGTCCCTTGGTCGGCAAAGTGGATAGCCTGATTTTGGGCTGTACCCATTACCCACTCCTTCGCCCTATCATCCAAAATGTCATGGGACCAAAGGTCCAGCTCATCGATAGTGGGGCAGAGTGTGTGCGGGATATCTCGGTTTTGCTGAACTATTTTGAAATCAATCGTAGCCGAGATGCGGGACCTCTTCAACATCGTTTTTACACAACAGCCAATAGCCAAAGTTTTGCCCAGATTGGAGCAGAATGGCTGGAAAAAGAGATTCATGTGGAGCATGTAACTTTATGACAAACAAAATTTATGAATACAAGGACGACCAGGACTGGTATGTCGGTGTCTGGGATGTCTATGGAGGCATCTATAGCCTTATCAAAGATCCTCTCGAGCTTGATTTTATGGATTTAGCGCGGATTTTTCGTGACGAAGAAAATGGCTTCCCGATTACGATAACAGTGATGCGCTGGTCTTCTAACTTCCGTCTGCTCTCCTTTATCGTTGAGATTTTAAATGCCGAAGCAGGCCGCAATCTAGAAGTCATCCAACGTCAGGGAGTTCTGCTCTTGGTTGAAAATGAGAAGCTTTTGCATGTCGAATTGCCTAAAGAAGGAGTCGATGTAGAAGCCTTCTTTGAAACTAGCAAGGTTAGAGAAACTCTGCTCATTGCGACTCGTAACGAGGGCAAGACCAAGGAATTCCGAGCCATCTTTGACAAGTTAGGCTACGATGTGGAAAATCTCAATGACTATCCAGATCTGCCTGAAGTAGCTGAAACAGGCATGACTTTTGAAGAAAATGCCCGCCTCAAGGCAGAAACCATTTCTCAATTAACAGGAAAGATGGTGCTAGCAGATGACTCAGGTCTCAAAGTCGATGTCCTTGGTGGCTTGCCAGGTGTCTGGTCAGCTCGTTTTGCAGGTGTAGGAGCAACCGACCGTGAAAACAATGCTAAACTCTTGCACGAATTGGCCATGGTCTTTGAACTCAAGGACCGTTCGGCACAATTCCACACAACCCTGGTTGTAGCTAGTCCAAACAAGGAAAGTTTGGTTGTCGAAGCTGACTGGCCAGGCTACATTAACTTTGAACCTAAGGGGGAGAATGGCTTTGGCTATGACCCGCTCTTCCTGGTAGGAGAGACAGGTAAATCCTCAGCAGAGCTAACCCTTGAAGAAAAAAATAGCCAATCCCACCGAGCCTTAGCCGTTAAGAAACTTTTGGAGGTATTTCCATCATGGCAAAGCAAACCATCATTGTAATGAGTGATTCCCATGGCGATAGCTTGATTGTGGAAGAAATTCGCGATCGCTATCTGGGGAAAGTCGATGCCATTTTTCACGATGGTGACTCAGAACTCCGTCCTGATGCTCCACTTTGGGAGGGCATCCATGTCATCAAAGGCAACATGGACTTTTATGCGGGCTACCCAGAACGTTTGGTGACCCAACTTGGTCCGACCAAGATTATCCAGACTCACGGACACTTATTTGATATCAATTTCAACTTTCAAAAGTTGGACTACTGGGCTCAGGAAGAAGATGCCGACATCTGTCTCTATGGTCATTTGCATGTGCCAAGTGCTTGGATGGAAGGCAAAACACTCTTTTTAAATCCAGGCTCCATCAGCCAACCACGAGGGACTATCAGAGAATGTCTCTATGCTCGAGTGGAGATTGATGACAGCTATTTCAAAGTAGACTTTTTGACACGTGATCATGAGATTTATCCAGGCTTGTCCAAGGAGTTCGCTCGATGATTGCCAAGGAATTTGAAGCATTTTTACTGGAGCAGGAAGAAACTTTTCTTACCCCTGCTGAGAATCTAGCAGCTTTGATTGATACCCATAACGCTGACCATGCGATTCTAGTGCTGAGCCAAATCACCTATACCCGTATCCCTGTTGTGACCTTTGACAAACGCTTTGTCGGAACCATTGGTCTGAGAGACATTTTGGCTTATCAAATGGAGCAAGGTTTGACGGATGAACAGATGGCAACGACAGATATCGTCAATATGACCAAGACGGATGTGGCAGTTGTCGCTCCAGACTATAACATCACAGAAGTCCTCCATAAACTGGTGGATGAACCCTTCTTGCCAGTGGTAGATGGTGAAGGAATTTTCCAAGGAATCATCACGCGCAAGTCCATCCTCAAGGCCGTCAATGCCCTTTTGCATGACTTTAGTAAGGAATATGAGATTCGATGCAAATGAGAGATAGGATTTCAGACTTTTTAGAGGGAAAGCAGGGTTTGTCTGCCAATTCCAAGCAATCTTATAAGTATGATCTGGAGCAATTTTTAGATATGGTAGGGGAGCGGATTTCTGAGACCAGTCTCAAGATTTACCAAGCCCAGCTTGCTAACCTAAAAATGAGCGCCCAGAAGCGAAAACTTTCGGCCTGTAACCAATTTCTCTACTTTCTCTATCAAAGAGGAGAGGTGGACAGTTTTTACCGCTTGGAATTAGCCAAACAAGCTGAAAAGAAGACCGAAAAGCCAGAACTGTTAGACCTAGAGTCTTTTTGGCAGGAAAGTGATTATCCAGAAGGACGCTTGCTGGCGCTCTTAATCCTAGAAATGGGACTCTTGCCAAGCGAAATTTTAGCTCTCAAGGTTGCGGATATCAATCTGGATTTTCAAGTTTTGAGAATCAACAAGGCTTCCCAACAGAGGATTGTCACTATTCCCACGACCTTGCTTTCAGAATTGGAACCCTTGATGGGGCAGACCTATCTCTTTGAAAGGGGAGGGAAAGCCTATTCTCGTCAGTGGGCCTTTCGTCAGCTGGAGTCCTTTGTCAAGGAGAAAGGTTTCCCAGCCTTATCAGCCCAAGCCTTGCGGGAACAGTTCATTCTAAGACAAATAGAAAACAAGGTCGATTTGTACGAAATTGCAAAAAAACTAGGATTAAAAACAGTCCTGACCTTAGAGAAATATAGATAATGGATATTAAATTAAAAGATTTTGAAGGGCCCCTGGACTTGCTCTTGCACCTGGTTTCCAAGTATCAGATGGATATTTACGATGTGCCCATTACGGAAGTCATCGAACAGTATCTAGCCTATGTCTCAACCCTGCAGGCCATGCGTCTGGAAGTGACGGGCGAGTACATGGTCATGGCCAGTCAGCTCATGCTAATCAAGAGCCGCAAACTTCTTCCAAAGGTGGCAGAAGTGGCAGATTTGGAGGATGACCTGGAGCAGGATCTCCTCTCCCAAATCGAAGAATATCGTAAGTTTAAACTCTTGGGTGAGCACTTGGAGGCTAAGCACCAAGATCGGGCCCAGTATTATTCCAAAGCGCCGACAGAGTTGATCTACGAGGATGCAGAGCTTGTGCATGATAGGACGACTATTGACCTCTTTTTGGCTTTTTCAAATATCCTAGCCAAGAAAAAAGAGGAGTTCGCTCAGAACCACACGACCATCTTGCGGGATGAGTATAAGATTGAGGATATGATGGTCATCGTAAAGGAGTCCTTGACTGGACGAGACCAGTTGCGTTTGCAGGATTTGTTCAAGGAAGCCCAGAATGTCCAAGAGGTCATTACCCTCTTTTTGGCGGCCTTAGAGTTAATCAAAACCCAGGAACTGATCCTTGTGCAAGAGGAGAGTTTCGGAGATATCTATCTCATGGAAAAGAAGGAAGAAAGTCAAGAGGCACAAAGCTAGACTTGATAGAGAGGAAAGATGAGTACTTTAGCAGAAATAGAAGCGCTCTTGTTTGTAGCAGGTGAAGATGGGATTCGAGTCCGTCAGTTGGCTGAACTCCTATCGCTTCCCCCGACAGGCATCCAGCAGAGTTTAGAAAAATTAGCCCAAAAGTATGAAAAAGACCAAGAGTCGAGTTTGTCCCTGATTGAGACAGGTGGCGCTTACAGATTGGTGACCAAGCCTCAATTTGCAGCGATTTTAAAGGAATACTCCAAGGCGCCCATTAACCAGAGTTTATCTCGGGCGGCCCTTGAGACCTTGTCCATCATTGCCTACAAGCAGCCCATTACGCGGATAGAAATTGATGCCATCCGTGGGGTCAATTCGAGTGGGGCTTTGGCAAAGTTACAGGCCTTTGACTTGATACGAGAAGATGGGAAAAAAGAAGTGTTGGGTCGTCCCAATCTCTATGTGACTACGGATTATTTCCTAGATTACATGGGGATAAACCATTTAGAAGAATTGCCAGTGATTGATGAGCTTGAGATTCAAGCCCAAGAAAGCCAATTATTTGGTGAAAGGATAGAAGAAGATGAGAATCAATAAATATATTGCCCACGCAGGTGTGGCCAGTAGGAGAAAAGCAGAAGAGCTGATCAAGCAAGGCTTGGTGACGGTCAACGGCCAAGTGGTGCGTGAACTAGCAACGACCATCAAGGCTGGAGACAAGGTTGAAGTTGAAGGTCAACCTATCTATAACGAAGAAAAGGTCTACTATCTTCTCAATAAACCGCGCGGTGTGATTTCCAGTGTGACAGATGACAAGGGCCGCAAGACTGTTGTGGATCTCTTGCCAAATGTAAAAGAGCGTATTTACCCAGTTGGACGTTTGGACTGGGATACATCAGGTGTTTTGATTTTGACCAATGATGGGGATTTTACGGATGAGATGATTCACCCTCGTAATGAGATTGACAAGGTCTATGTCGCGCGTGTTAAAGGTGTGGCCAATAAGGACAATCTCCGTCCCTTGACCCGCGGACTTGAGATTGATGGCAAGAAAACCAAGCCAGCTGTTTATGAAATTCTCAAAGTGGATCCAGTTAAAAATCGCTCTGTGGTACAGTTGACCATTCACGAAGGACGTAACCACCAAGTTAAAAAGATGTTTGAAGCTGTCGGTCTTCAAGTGGATAAGTTGTCTCGGACACGTTTTGGACACTTAGATTTGACAGGCCTTCGTCCGGGAGAATCTCGTCGCCTTAACAAAAAAGAAATCAGCCAACTACACACCATGGCGGTAACTAAAAAATAATGAAACGAATCTTAATAGCGCCAGTACGCTTTTACCAACGTTTTATCTCACCAGTCTTTCCCCCCTCTTGTCGTTTTGAGCCTACTTGTTCCAACTACATGATCCAGGCTATTGAAAAACATGGCTTCAAGGGTGTCTTGATGGGTTTGGCTCGGATTTTACGTTGCCATCCCTGGTCGAAAACAGGCAAGGATCCCGTACCAGACCACTTTTCACTCAAACGAAACCAAGAAGAAAAATAACCCAACATCATTTGATGTTGGGTTTTCTTGCTTATTTCAAAGCTTTTTGTGCGTCTTCAATCATGAGTTTAGTTGATTCAAGACCGCCTCCGCTTAGATACCAGAGGTCTGGTGTTAGTTGGATAATTTTTCCATTTTTAGCGGCAGGAGTTTCAGCGATGAGGGCATTTTCTAGGACGCCATCGTTGCTAGAGTTGTCACCACCGATGGCAAGGGTACGGTTGATGACAAAGAGGATGTCAGGATTGATTTCTTTGACACTTTCAAAGCTGACTTCTTGTCCGTGGCGAGAGTCTTCAAATTGAGTGTCTGTTGGCTTGAATTTCAAGGTTTGGTACAAGAAAGAGAAACGAGATTGGGCACCAAAGGCAGCCATTTTTCCTTCATTGAGGAGGATAGCAAGGGCTTTTTTGTCAGAACTTTCGTTTTTAGTAGCGACTTCTTGAATGCTCTTGTCTAGGTTGGCTAATTCCTCTTTGGCTTTCTGTGTACCAGTTTCACCAAAGGCGCTTGCTAAGGATTCGATGTTGGCCTTGGTAGAAGTCCAGTAGTCGTCCTTACTTGCTTGGAAGAGAACAGTTGGAGCAATTTCTTTGAACTTGTCTACGAATTTTTGGGTACGTGGAGAAGCGATAATTAGATCTGGTTCAAGAGCAGCAATGGCTTCTAGGTCTGGCTCAACCATAGAACCAACATTTTTGACATTTCCTGCAAGATCTTTTAGGTAAGTCGGAACAGTTTTTGTAGGCATTCCGACGATATTCTTTTCAAATCCTAAAGCACGAATAGTATCCGCAGCACCGAGGTCAAAAGTCACAATCTTTTCAGGAACCTTTGAAAGTTTGACCTCGTCTAGTGAACTTTTAATGGTTATCTCTGTTGGAGCAGAGCTACTTGTCTCTGTCTGGCTAGTGCTTGAGTTTGTATTTGTACTACATGCACCAAGTAGGAGCAAGAAGCTGGCCACTAGGGCAGTAAGATAAAGTTTAAGGGATGTTTTCATGATTTCTCCTTTTTAAAATGTGATAACGATGTAGGGAGTCTCTTAGATAGGCTTATTAGCTAAGAGACAGAGAATTCTCTAACATGAGTTTCTGAGTTACTAGCTATAGATACAGATCTTTTTGCCATTGATATCAGCTAGCGTGATAGGAATCTCATAGAGTTGACTGAGCAGGTCAGCCTGCATGATTTGAGCAGTCGTTCCCTTGCAAAAGACTTGACCGTCCTTGAAGGCAACAATTTCATCTGCATACTGGCTGGCCATGTTGATATCGTGGAGGACTATGATAATGGTCTTCCCTAGTTCCTCCACCAGTCGCTTGAGAATCTGCATCATGCTGACGCTTTGCTTGATATCGAGGTTGTTAAGTGGTTCGTCCAGCAAGATAAAGTCTGTATCCTGGGCTAGTACCATGGCGATAAAGACACGTTGGAGCTGTCCACCAGACAGACTATCGATGTAGCGGTCTTTTAAGTTTGTCAGTTCCAGATAGTCCAGAGTTTCTCGGATTTTTTCCCAGTCTTCTGTCTTCAGTCGACCACGGCTGTAGGGAAAACGTCCAAAACTGACCAGTTCTTCTACAGTCAATTTGGCTTGGTAATTGATCTTCTGCTTTAGGATGGTAAGCTCTCGAGCCAGTTCTTGCGAATTCCAACTTTCAATTTCACGACCTTTGATACTGAGAATTCCCTGATCCTTCTTGGTTAGTCTGCTCATAATGGAGAGGAGAGTTGATTTTCCAGCACCATTTGGACCAATAAAGGCTGTCAGTTTCTGAGGACTGACTTCAAGCGAAATGTCTTGCAAAATATCCTGTTTTTGAATGGATTTGTCAATGTTTTCCAGTTTCACCGACGTGCCCTCCTATAAAGTAAGATAAAGAATAAGAAGCCACCCACACTCTCGATAATCATGCTGATGCGAATTTCCAGTGCAAAGACTCGTTCAATGAGGGCTTGCCCCAAGGTCAAGCTAATAAATCCAATCAGAATAGCCACGATAAAGAGTAACTTGTGTCGATAATCTTTGACAATCAGGTAAGTGAGATTGGCCAGCATAAAGCCGAAGAAGGCCATAGGTCCTACCAAGGCAGTTGCCGTTGAGGTCAAAAGTACGATGCCCCAGAGGAGTTCTCTCTGTTCTTTTTCAACATCGAGTCCCAGTATCTGAGCTGTTTCTCTTTGCAGGTGTAAGACATCCAGAATGACTGCTTTTCGAAAGAAAAAGATTGTTAAAGCGAGGATGATTAGAGAACCGATGGCTAGGATGGAAGTGTTGAGATGCTGAAAGGAGGCAAAGAGACTGTTCTGCAGTTTATCGTATTCATTTGGATCCATCAGGACTTGGAGGAAGGTACTGATATTTCGAAAGAGACTTCCGAGTGCTAGACAGATTAGCAGAATGAAGACCAGATCTTGTTTCATCAGTGTCTTCAAGTAGCCTTGTAAGGCAAGAAAGAAGAGGGATTGGACAAGAAGTAAGATTAAAAATTCTAAGATAGGAGACTTTTCAAGCTGTAGAAATTTGCTTTCAAAAACCAGTAGCAGGGTTTGTAGCAAGACATAGAAGGATTCGATTCCCAAAATACTAGGTGTCAGGAAGCGATTTTCCGTCAGGGTTTGAAAACTAATGGTCGAAATCCCTGTCGCGATAACTACCAAGAGATAAACGACAATCTTTTGAGAACGAAGTTTCCAAGCAAAGACAGATAGGTGACTAATAGGCCAAAAGTAGAGGAGACAAGCTCCGATGGCCAGAATAATGAGAAGGCAGAAGAGCCTGGTATGTTTGCTTTTAAACTGCATCTTTTTGTCCCCCTCTCCATAAAAGTAGGATAAAGGCGAGACTACCGATGATTCCTAGAATGAGACTGACAGACAGCTCATAGGGCCGAATCAAGACTCGAGAGAGGATGTCACAGGCCAGAACTAGATTGGCACCGATCAGAGCGACCATGAGTTTGGTTTGACTCAGATTATCTCCATAGCGCTTGCGGACAAGATTGGGAACGATGACTCCGAGAAAAGGCAAGGCACCCACGGTAATCATGGTGACACTTGTCGTTAGCGCCACTAGAAATAGGGCCAGCTTTTCAAGTAGGGAGTAAGAAATTCCCAAACTCTCACTGGTTTCCTTACCCAGATTCATGATGGTAAAGGTTTGGGATAATTTCCAAACGGCTATCAGGATAATGAGGCCTAAGAAGAGCCACTCATACTGATGGGTCTGAATCATGGAGAAGGAACCCTGGGTCCAAGCCGTCATACTCTGAACTAGATTGAAACGGTAGGCGATAACTTCTGTGATAGAACCGATAATCCCACTATAGATGATCCCGATCAAGGGCAACATCCA is a window from the Streptococcus oralis genome containing:
- the cbpB gene encoding cyclic-di-AMP-binding protein CbpB, whose amino-acid sequence is MIAKEFEAFLLEQEETFLTPAENLAALIDTHNADHAILVLSQITYTRIPVVTFDKRFVGTIGLRDILAYQMEQGLTDEQMATTDIVNMTKTDVAVVAPDYNITEVLHKLVDEPFLPVVDGEGIFQGIITRKSILKAVNALLHDFSKEYEIRCK
- a CDS encoding pseudouridine synthase; this encodes MRINKYIAHAGVASRRKAEELIKQGLVTVNGQVVRELATTIKAGDKVEVEGQPIYNEEKVYYLLNKPRGVISSVTDDKGRKTVVDLLPNVKERIYPVGRLDWDTSGVLILTNDGDFTDEMIHPRNEIDKVYVARVKGVANKDNLRPLTRGLEIDGKKTKPAVYEILKVDPVKNRSVVQLTIHEGRNHQVKKMFEAVGLQVDKLSRTRFGHLDLTGLRPGESRRLNKKEISQLHTMAVTKK
- a CDS encoding nucleoside-triphosphate diphosphatase yields the protein MTNKIYEYKDDQDWYVGVWDVYGGIYSLIKDPLELDFMDLARIFRDEENGFPITITVMRWSSNFRLLSFIVEILNAEAGRNLEVIQRQGVLLLVENEKLLHVELPKEGVDVEAFFETSKVRETLLIATRNEGKTKEFRAIFDKLGYDVENLNDYPDLPEVAETGMTFEENARLKAETISQLTGKMVLADDSGLKVDVLGGLPGVWSARFAGVGATDRENNAKLLHELAMVFELKDRSAQFHTTLVVASPNKESLVVEADWPGYINFEPKGENGFGYDPLFLVGETGKSSAELTLEEKNSQSHRALAVKKLLEVFPSWQSKPSL
- a CDS encoding metallophosphoesterase; the protein is MAKQTIIVMSDSHGDSLIVEEIRDRYLGKVDAIFHDGDSELRPDAPLWEGIHVIKGNMDFYAGYPERLVTQLGPTKIIQTHGHLFDINFNFQKLDYWAQEEDADICLYGHLHVPSAWMEGKTLFLNPGSISQPRGTIRECLYARVEIDDSYFKVDFLTRDHEIYPGLSKEFAR
- a CDS encoding ABC transporter permease, with product MKLSHILTGLLLLLVFLSITIGTSDFSWEKFFAFDQQTWLLFQESRLPRTLSILLAASSMSMAGLLMQTITQNQFAAPSTVGTTEAAKLGMVLSLFVFPSASLTQKMLFAFGSSILFTLFFLAFMTIFSIKERWMLPLIGIIYSGIIGSITEVIAYRFNLVQSMTAWTQGSFSMIQTHQYEWLFLGLIILIAVWKLSQTFTIMNLGKETSESLGISYSLLEKLALFLVALTTSVTMITVGALPFLGVIVPNLVRKRYGDNLSQTKLMVALIGANLVLACDILSRVLIRPYELSVSLILGIIGSLAFILLLWRGGQKDAV
- a CDS encoding siderophore ABC transporter substrate-binding protein — translated: MKTSLKLYLTALVASFLLLLGACSTNTNSSTSQTETSSSAPTEITIKSSLDEVKLSKVPEKIVTFDLGAADTIRALGFEKNIVGMPTKTVPTYLKDLAGNVKNVGSMVEPDLEAIAALEPDLIIASPRTQKFVDKFKEIAPTVLFQASKDDYWTSTKANIESLASAFGETGTQKAKEELANLDKSIQEVATKNESSDKKALAILLNEGKMAAFGAQSRFSFLYQTLKFKPTDTQFEDSRHGQEVSFESVKEINPDILFVINRTLAIGGDNSSNDGVLENALIAETPAAKNGKIIQLTPDLWYLSGGGLESTKLMIEDAQKALK
- the xerD gene encoding site-specific tyrosine recombinase XerD — protein: MRDRISDFLEGKQGLSANSKQSYKYDLEQFLDMVGERISETSLKIYQAQLANLKMSAQKRKLSACNQFLYFLYQRGEVDSFYRLELAKQAEKKTEKPELLDLESFWQESDYPEGRLLALLILEMGLLPSEILALKVADINLDFQVLRINKASQQRIVTIPTTLLSELEPLMGQTYLFERGGKAYSRQWAFRQLESFVKEKGFPALSAQALREQFILRQIENKVDLYEIAKKLGLKTVLTLEKYR
- the racE gene encoding glutamate racemase, with protein sequence MDNRPIGFLDSGVGGLTVVRELMRQLPHEEIVYIGDSARAPYGPRPAEQIREYTWQLVNFLLTKDVKMIVIACNTATAVVWEEIKAKLDIPVLGVILPGASAAIKSSQGGKIGVIGTPMTVQSDIYRQKIHDLDPDLQVESLACPKFAPLVESGALSTSVTKKVVYETLRPLVGKVDSLILGCTHYPLLRPIIQNVMGPKVQLIDSGAECVRDISVLLNYFEINRSRDAGPLQHRFYTTANSQSFAQIGAEWLEKEIHVEHVTL
- the scpB gene encoding SMC-Scp complex subunit ScpB, with protein sequence MSTLAEIEALLFVAGEDGIRVRQLAELLSLPPTGIQQSLEKLAQKYEKDQESSLSLIETGGAYRLVTKPQFAAILKEYSKAPINQSLSRAALETLSIIAYKQPITRIEIDAIRGVNSSGALAKLQAFDLIREDGKKEVLGRPNLYVTTDYFLDYMGINHLEELPVIDELEIQAQESQLFGERIEEDENQ
- a CDS encoding iron chelate uptake ABC transporter family permease subunit codes for the protein MQFKSKHTRLFCLLIILAIGACLLYFWPISHLSVFAWKLRSQKIVVYLLVVIATGISTISFQTLTENRFLTPSILGIESFYVLLQTLLLVFESKFLQLEKSPILEFLILLLVQSLFFLALQGYLKTLMKQDLVFILLICLALGSLFRNISTFLQVLMDPNEYDKLQNSLFASFQHLNTSILAIGSLIILALTIFFFRKAVILDVLHLQRETAQILGLDVEKEQRELLWGIVLLTSTATALVGPMAFFGFMLANLTYLIVKDYRHKLLFIVAILIGFISLTLGQALIERVFALEIRISMIIESVGGFLFFILLYRRARR
- a CDS encoding segregation/condensation protein A, which produces MDIKLKDFEGPLDLLLHLVSKYQMDIYDVPITEVIEQYLAYVSTLQAMRLEVTGEYMVMASQLMLIKSRKLLPKVAEVADLEDDLEQDLLSQIEEYRKFKLLGEHLEAKHQDRAQYYSKAPTELIYEDAELVHDRTTIDLFLAFSNILAKKKEEFAQNHTTILRDEYKIEDMMVIVKESLTGRDQLRLQDLFKEAQNVQEVITLFLAALELIKTQELILVQEESFGDIYLMEKKEESQEAQS
- the yidD gene encoding membrane protein insertion efficiency factor YidD, which encodes MKRILIAPVRFYQRFISPVFPPSCRFEPTCSNYMIQAIEKHGFKGVLMGLARILRCHPWSKTGKDPVPDHFSLKRNQEEK
- a CDS encoding iron ABC transporter ATP-binding protein, encoding MKLENIDKSIQKQDILQDISLEVSPQKLTAFIGPNGAGKSTLLSIMSRLTKKDQGILSIKGREIESWNSQELARELTILKQKINYQAKLTVEELVSFGRFPYSRGRLKTEDWEKIRETLDYLELTNLKDRYIDSLSGGQLQRVFIAMVLAQDTDFILLDEPLNNLDIKQSVSMMQILKRLVEELGKTIIIVLHDINMASQYADEIVAFKDGQVFCKGTTAQIMQADLLSQLYEIPITLADINGKKICIYS